TAATAACAAATTCCAAGGGTATTTTCTCGCTTTAATGAATTCCGTGAATCGTGTTTCGCCTCTCGTGGATCGTGATATCTCTACGAACCCCGATTATTTCGATGTTACTATAGAAAACCATAAAAGTCAAGCAAAATCGTCACGGTTCCAGCCATAAAGATACTAAGGCACCAGTAATTAGCCCCGTATTTCTCTTGACATTTCAGGATATCTCTGGCATATTTAAATAATAGTAAGCGTTCAGCCACTAAGGCACAAACTCGATGCTCGATCCTGGATACTGGATCCTTTACCAGCATCGAGGATCGAGCATCGAGCATCTAGCATCATGTGCTGAACGGTTACAAATAATACTCTGGCCGAATTCTTAGCCGGCAGAGAATGCCTGAGAGATAAGGGAGGCGATTGGATGAGGCTATTCCATAGTCTACCGAATAAAGGCCGCCGACCAGAGCCGGTTAGCCGGATCTTCAAGGCCATCCTGGTATTGATTATTATCTTGAATCCGCTAATATCTCCTGGCCAGGTGGAATATGACCCCCGTCTGGAGGAGGCCGGCCTTACCTTTAAAGAGGGGTTTGCCCAATATAATGAAGGGAAATTTGAGGAAGCTATTGAGACCTTTAGAGAAACCTTAGCCCTTTCTCCCGGCTTTGAACGGGCCTGGTATTACCTGGGTGGGGCCTATTATCGGTTGGGGTTGCTGGATGAGGCTGTTTATGCCTGGGAAGAATTTATGAGGTTGGCCGGCGAAGACAGGGAGCTTCGGCGGCGGATAAATAATATTTACCACTTAAGTAGACCTCAAGGCCTGGAGACCCTTACCTCATATCAGCATCTAACCGCTTTTATGGGAAATCGTTGGGATGAGGCCGGCTTCCATAATCCTACCGGCCTAGTCTTAGATAGTGAGGGCAATCTTTATCTGGTTAGTTTCTCTTCTCACCGGATAGTGAAGCTCTCACCTACCGGGCTTCCTTTACTTGAGCTTGGAGGGGTAGGCGAAGGACAGGGCCGGTTTCTGAATCCCTTTGGCATTGCCCTTGATTCTGAAGGCAATATCTATGTGACTGATTTTGGTAATCACCGGGTTCAAAAATTCGATCCGAAAGGCAATTTCCTGTTAAGTTTTGGTCAGCCAGGCCAGGGAGATGGGGAATTTCTGGGGCCGGAAGGGATTACGGTTGACCAGGATGGAAATATCTATGTAGTAGATAACGGTAATGCCAGGATAGAGAAATTTGACCCTGGGGGAAAATTCCTTCTTCAGATGGGGAAATTTGGCCGCCGGCCAGGGGAATTGGATCGGCCGGTGGGTGTGGGTCTTGATGCCGAAGGCGATATCTGGGTTAGCGATGCCGGGAACCACCGAGTAGTTGAATTTGATAGTAGCGGGAATTTCTTGAGGTTGTTTCCACTGCCTCCCGGTCTTCTTGAGCCCAGGGGACTGGTGTTCGAGACCAGCGGTTACCTCTATCTAGCCGCGGCTTCCGGGGTGGTCTTAAGACTTGATCTGGCTGATTTCAATTGGAATTGCCTTAAGACCTGGAACGGAAAAAAGGGGAGATTTTCTACTCCATCCGATGTGGCCTTAGACCGCTACGGCGCCCTCTGGGTGGTTGACTATGAACGTCATAGGGCTGATTCTTTTATGCCTTCCCATTTTAAGCTGGCCGGTTTAAATATCCTTACTAACCAGGTTATATTAGATCATTTTCCAAAGGTTGTCTATTCAGTTACGGTAGCTACTGATGATGGCCGACCGGTCATGGGGCTGACCGAAAACAATTTTAAGATTGTCGAAGATGGAGTGAGGTTCCTTCTTTTCGGTTTCAGTGATCTCTATCAAGAAAAGAGCGATCGTCTGCTTATCATTCTGGTTCTGGATGTTCGCTTAAGGATGGAAGAACACAGAGACAAGCTCAATGAGGTGTTCAAACAGTTGATCAATTCCCTCAAACCGGGCACATCAATAGAGATAATTACCTTTGCTGATAAGGTGGATTTGATTCAGCCCAGAACGCCTAATCGTGACCTGCTCTGGGATAAGATCGTCACTCGGGAAAGTGTGATTCAGGAAGATAGAGATGTCCTCTGGAAGGCCCTCCATACAGCGGTTAAAGAGACCGTTAATCTGCCGACCAGAAAGCTCATCCTTCTCTTCAGCGAGCAGGAAGAGCCGGCCAGGCAAAGCTACTTGTATGATGAGGCCATCAATTATGCCAAAATAAACCAATGCCCTGTTTACTCTATTGACTTCACTATCGGCCAAAACAGCGATCTCTTGAAACGAATAGCCAAAGAGACCAATGGGGAATATATCTCTGTCTACCGGGACGGGAAACAGACGGCCAATCTCTATCAAGAGATAGAGTCAAAGCTAAAAGGGCAGGGCCAATATGTCCTCTCTTATGAATCACCGGTGAAAAAATGGACCGGTTCCTGGATTGATGCCACCATTTCTGTCGGCTATTTTGACCTCTATGCCGAGGACAAACGGGGCTACTTTGTTCCCCCCAGCCAGACAAAAGCCCCTCATTAGAACATAGGGGACGGTGGTGTAGAAAACAATTTATTTCCAATGACCCGACAAATGGCTAAAGAATCTTTGGTAAACGAATCTAACGAATTAAACGAAAAAGTAACTATTCAGCCACAAAGCCACTAAGTCACGAAGAAAATAATGGAATAGCCCACGACATTACGGTAACTTATTTATCAGGTTGTTGTTTTTATATACCGGGACTAGTAAATATGTAGAGGCGAATGGTTATTCGCCCCTACTTCTCTCTATATTATAATTATCGGCAGAGAACCCTTTATCTGTAAGCCCTTTTGATACAAAAAATATCTACAACAATCCATTGATTAAACAACCACCTGCTGACAGCAGGTGGATTTGGGGCTAAAGCCCCTTCTGCCGTCGGCGGCTGAAAGACCTGCCGTTTGAAAGGCGAGGGGGTAAAACACAAATCCGCCTTCGGCGGACTAAACATCAAGTTGTAGCAAAAAATGTGCCAACCTTATCAGAAAAAAACCTTGAACATCGAGTTATACTCGATGTTCAAGGTTTTTTATAACTCCTTGATTTCATTGTATTTACATTAGACTCAAAAAGGAGAAGGGTGTCAGATTGAAATCAAGGAAAATCAAATACTTACGTCGCTTCCCTTCTCTTTGGGACTTCAAAAACTTGAACATCGAGGTTTAGCATCTATCCATCAATCTATCAATCAGGTTGTCTGGTTTTCAACAGCCTATTAACAGCTTACTAACAATTTATTAACAATAAAAGAAGCTACGTAAGACCAGTAACCGTAAGGAGATAAAAAAAGTTATTATTCTCCCTTATGTCCCTCACATTATTATTGTTATTATTATTTCTAAAATAACAAATAGTAGTTAATAAAAGTAAAGCAGAGGTGGTCAACTTTTCGGTTACCATGGTGGTCAACTTTTCGATTGACAAAAACACAGCCTCCCTAATCTACTTCTTTTTAAATAGATTAAAAGAAATTCCAAGAGAACCTTGCCAAGTTATGCCATTGTAATCATTTAATAAGTAAATTTGCCATTCTTGATAGGGTTTAGGGTTATAAGAAGTGCCAATCTGAAACAGATAATCTTCTTTTGATTTCTGGGAGATAAGTGCTAAATTGGAAAACAAGGAAAATTTCTCATTGATTATAAAATAGAAGTC
The DNA window shown above is from bacterium and carries:
- a CDS encoding 6-bladed beta-propeller, which encodes MRLFHSLPNKGRRPEPVSRIFKAILVLIIILNPLISPGQVEYDPRLEEAGLTFKEGFAQYNEGKFEEAIETFRETLALSPGFERAWYYLGGAYYRLGLLDEAVYAWEEFMRLAGEDRELRRRINNIYHLSRPQGLETLTSYQHLTAFMGNRWDEAGFHNPTGLVLDSEGNLYLVSFSSHRIVKLSPTGLPLLELGGVGEGQGRFLNPFGIALDSEGNIYVTDFGNHRVQKFDPKGNFLLSFGQPGQGDGEFLGPEGITVDQDGNIYVVDNGNARIEKFDPGGKFLLQMGKFGRRPGELDRPVGVGLDAEGDIWVSDAGNHRVVEFDSSGNFLRLFPLPPGLLEPRGLVFETSGYLYLAAASGVVLRLDLADFNWNCLKTWNGKKGRFSTPSDVALDRYGALWVVDYERHRADSFMPSHFKLAGLNILTNQVILDHFPKVVYSVTVATDDGRPVMGLTENNFKIVEDGVRFLLFGFSDLYQEKSDRLLIILVLDVRLRMEEHRDKLNEVFKQLINSLKPGTSIEIITFADKVDLIQPRTPNRDLLWDKIVTRESVIQEDRDVLWKALHTAVKETVNLPTRKLILLFSEQEEPARQSYLYDEAINYAKINQCPVYSIDFTIGQNSDLLKRIAKETNGEYISVYRDGKQTANLYQEIESKLKGQGQYVLSYESPVKKWTGSWIDATISVGYFDLYAEDKRGYFVPPSQTKAPH